From Octopus bimaculoides isolate UCB-OBI-ISO-001 chromosome 19, ASM119413v2, whole genome shotgun sequence:
actgatcaacaacaacaaatatttattgttcggtggaaaataaaacagcttctaattgtccggttttagagtagcctgaaatgtagatgtacggttcttcgagctggtgtcgttatagagacaacttggttcaaccacactcaaatgggagagcttgcttggtcgctgtctggcTTGGTAAGAGACAGTCTAGTAGCGCGAACGCTTCGATGTTTaaacccacgcatgcgtggttaaggattcagcaatGGCGTCGGCCTTTTGGCGCCAATGTGACGTCACTACAATGGCTCCTCCTTGAGTGTGAAACACGAAATTAAAAACTTTTGGAGGGACGTCTGAGGCAAGATGGCCATCGAAACCACACAGAAAATgcgacacaaatatatatatatcaaacactcggttttatcttcactgtatgAGTGGGACATCCCCTCACGGAAAATAGCAAGAGCCAACCGACTAAGATACCTAGTACCAGGCAACAGGTCGAAACTGGCATCGATGCTCAACCACAGCTCCGCAACTGACCACGACTTCCTGAGTACAGACACTCCAAatcaacacactcggttttgtcgactctgttagagtggatgtttTCACTCACGATAaaacagacaagaattacagcctgcgactttccaattgtgtactcaaAGAACTTGGTATAAAACTCTTACGTGTTCTGACTTTCTTTCTGCTGTGANNNNNNNNNNNNNNNNNNNNNNNNNNNNNNNNNNNNNNNNNNNNNNNNNNNNNNNNNNNNNNNNNNNNNNNAACACAATAAATCAAACGTAAATAGTTTTTTCCAATTTCTTGGGCCAATGCACCGTCCTGCCAAACCTAGTGACATAAGGTTCGCTAGGGTTCCTTTGCAACGACGAAGGTGGTGTAATCGTTGGTGTGTGCTATtgtgatggtgctgatgttggtgtatgCATTGGTAAAGGCGTTGACAATgtgtgtggtgatagtggtgtgtGCGGCATTTGAAACACGGGAGTTGAAGGTTTGTCAAGGTACGCTTTTTTCAAacggtcgacagacacaatttctgtacgaccattagcgtcgaccttgaaAAACTTTGGAGTGCGAGAAAGCACACGATAGGGTCCTTTGTAAGGAGAAACAAGGGGCCCTTTGACAGAATCATCCCTAATAAACACATGAGACCAAGACTCAATGTCTGCTGGCACCCTAAAGGGAGGTGACTGTTGTCTGGGGCCCATAGATGGAAGATTGGAGAAATACTCTCGCAACCGAGTAACATAGGACTCTgggtgtggtggttgtgatgagtCTGGTACCACCATCGCACCTGGCAACGTCAACGTGGTGCCGTAAAGAAGCTCCGCCGAGGAGTAACCCAGGTCAGCTTTTACCGCAGTCCNNNNNNNNNNNNNNNNNNNNNNNNNNNNNNNNNNNNNNNNNNNNNNNNNNNNNNNNNNNNNNNNNNNNNNNNNNNNNNNNNNNNNNNNNNNNNNNNNNNNNNNNNNNNNNNNNNNNNNNNNNNNNNNNNNNNNNNNNNNNNNNNNNNNNNNNNNNNNNNNNNNNNNNNNNNNNNNNNNNNNNNNNNNNNNNNNNNNNNNNNNNNNNNNNNNNNNNNNNNNNNNNNNNNNNNNNNNNNNNNNNNNNNNNNNNNNNNNNNNNNNNNNNNNNNNNNNNNNNNNNNNNNNNNNNNNNNNNNNNNNNNNNNNNNNNNNNNNNNNNNNNNNNNNNNNNNNNNNNNNNNNNNNNNNNNNNNNNNNNNNNNNNNNNNNNNNNNNNNNNNNNNNNNNNNNNNNNNNNNNNNNNNNNNNNNNNNNNNNNNNNNNNNNNNNNNNNNNNNNNNNNNNNNNNNNNNNNNNNNNNNNNNNNNNNNNNNNNNNNNNNNNNNNNNNNNNNNNNNNNNNNNNNNNNNNNNNNNNNNNNNNNNNNNNNNNNNNNNNNNNNNNNNNNNNNNNNNNNNNNNNNNNNNNNNNNNNNNNNNNNNNNNNNNNNNNNNNNNNNNNNNNNNNNNNNNNNNNNNNNNNNNNNNNNNNNNNNNNNNNNNNNNNNNNNNNNNNNNNNNNNNNNNNNNNNNNNNNNNNNNNNNNNNNNNNNNNNNNNNNNNNNNNNNNNNNNNNNNNNNNNNNNNNNNNNNNNNNNNNNNNNNNNNNNNNNNNNNNNNNNNNNNNNNNNNNNNNNNNNNNNNNNNNNNNNNNNNNNNNNNNNNNNNNNNNNNNNNNNNNNNNNNNNNNNNNNNNNNNNNNNNNNNNNNNNNNNNNNNNNNNNNNNNNNNNNNNNNNNNNNNNNNNNNNNNNNNNNNNNNNNNNNNNNNNNNNNNNNNNNNNNNNNNNNNNNNNNNNNNNNNNNNNNNNNNNNNNNNNNNNNNNNNNNNNNNNNNNNNNNNNNNNNNNNNNNNNNNNNNNNNNNNNNNNNNNNNNNNNNNNNNNNNNNNNNNNNNNNNNNNNNNNNNNNNNNNNNNNNNNNNNNNNNNNNNNNNNNNNNNNNNNNNNNNNNNNNNNNNNNNNNNNNNNNNNNNNNNNNNNNNNNNNNNNNNNNNNNNNNNNNNNNNNNNNNNNNNNNNNNNNNNNNNNNNNNNNNNNNNNNNNNNNNNNNNNNNNNNNNNNNNNNNNNNNNNNNNNNNNNNNNNNNNNNNNNNNNNNNNNNNNNNNNNNNNNNNNNNNNNNNNNNNNNNNNNNNNNNNNNNNNNNNNNNNNNNNNNNNNNNNNNNNNNNNNNNNNNNNNNNNNNNNNNNNNNNNNNNNNNNNNNNNNNNNNNNNNNNNNNNNNNNNNNNNNNNNNNNNNNNNNNNNNNNNNNNNNNNNNNNNNNNNNNNNNNNNNNNNNNNNNNNNNNNNNNNNNNNNNNNNNNNNNNNNNNNNNNNNNNNNNNNNNNNNNNNNNNNNNNNNNNNNNNNNNNNNNNNNNNNNNNNNNNNNNNNNNNNNNNNNNNNNNNNNNNNNNNNNNNNNNNNNNNNNNNNNNNNNNNNNNNNNNNNNNNNNNNNNNNNNNNNNNNNNNNNNNNNNNNNNNNNNNNNNNNNNNNNNNNNNNNNNNNNNNNNNNNNNNNNNNNNNNNNNNNNNNNNNNNNNNNNNNNNNNNNNNNNNNNNNNNNNNNNNNNNNNNNNNNNNNNNNNNNNNNNNNNNNNNNNNNNNNNNNNNNNNNNNNNNNNNNNNNNNNNNNNNNNNNNNNNNNNNNNNNNNNNNNNNNNNNNNNNNNNNNNNNNNNNNNNNNNNNNNNNNNNNNNNNNNNNNNNNNNNNNNNNNNNNNNNNNNNNNNNNNNNNNNNNNNNNNNNNNNNNNNNNNNNNNNNNNNNNNNNNNNNNNNNNNNNNNNNNNNNNNNNNNNNNNNNNNNNNNNNNNNNNNNNNNNNNNNNNNNNNNNNNNNNNNNNNNNNNNNNNNNNNNNNNNNNNNNNNNNNNNNNNNNNNNNNNNNNNNNNNNNNNNNNNNNNNNNNNNNNNNNNNNNNNNNNNNNNNNNNNNNNNNNNNNNNNNNNNNNNNNNNNNNNNNNNNNNNNNNNNNNNNNNNNNNNNNNNNNNNNNNNNNNNNNNNNNNNNNNNNNNNNNNNNNNNNNNNNNNNNNNNNNNNNNNNNNNNNNNNNNNNNNNNNNNNNNNNNNNNNNNNNNNNNNNNNNNNNNNNNNNNNNNNNNNNNNNNNNNNNNNNNNNNNNNNNNNNNNNNNNNNNNNNNNNNNNNNNNNNNNNNNNNNNNNNNNNNNNNNNNNNNNNNNNNNNNNNNNNNNNNNNNNNNNNNNNNNNNNNNNNNNNNNNNNNNNNNNNNNNNNNNNNNNNNNNNNNNNNNNNNNNNNNNNNNNNNNNNNNNNNNNNNNNNNNNNNNNNNNNNNNNNNNNNNNNNNNNNNNNNNNNNNNNNNNNNNNNNNNNNNNNNNNNNNNNNNNNNNNNNNNNNNNNNNNNNNNNNNNNNNNNNNNNNNNNNNNNNNNNNNNNNNNNNNNNNNNNNNNNNNNNNNNNNNNNNNNNNNNNNNNNNNNNNNNNNNNNNNNNNNNNNNNNNNNNNNNNNNNNNNNNNNNNNNNNNNNNNNNNNNNNNNNNNNNNNNNNNNNNNNNNNNNNNNNNNNNNNNNNNNNNNNNNNNNNNNNNNNNNNNNNNNNNNNNNNNNNNNNNNNNNNNNNNNNNNNNNNNNNNNNNNNNNNNNNNNNNNNNNNNNNNNNNNNNNNNNNNNNNNNNNNNNNNNNNNNNNNNNNNNNNNNNNNNNNNNNNNNNNNNNNNNNNNNNNNNNNNNNNNNNNNNNNNNNNNNNNNNNNNNNNNNNNNNNNNNNNNNNNNNNNNNNNNNNNNNNNNNNNNNNNNNNNNNNNNNNNNNNNNNNNNNNNNNNNNNNNNNNNNNNNNNNNNNNNNNNNNNNNNNNNNNNNNNNNNNNNNNNNNNNNNNNNNNNNNNNNNNNNNNNNNNNNNNNNNNNNNNNNNNNNNNNNNNNNNNNNNNNNNNNNNNNNNNNNNNNNNNNNNNNNNNNNNNNNNNNNNNNNNNNNNNNNNNNNNNNNNNNNNNNNNNNNNNNNNNNNNNNNNNNNNNNNNNNNNNNNNNNNNNNNNNNNNNNNNNNNNNNNNNNNNNNNNNNNNNNNNNNNNNNNNNNNNNNNNNNNNNNNNNNNNNNNNNNNNNNNNNNNNNNNNNNNNNNNNNNNNNNNNNNNNNNNNNNNNNNNNNNNNNNNNNNNNNNNNNNNNNNNNNNNNNNNNNNNNNNNNNNNNNNNNNNNNNNNNNNNNNNNNNNNNNNNNNNNNNNNNNNNNNNNNNNNNNNNNNNNNNNNNNNNNNNNNNNNNNNNNNNNNNNNNNNNNNNNNNNNNNNNNNNNNNNNNNNNNNNNNNNNNNNNNNNNNNNNNNNNNNNNNNNNNNNNNNNNNNNNNNNNNNNNNNNNNNNNNNNNNNNNNNNNNNNNNNNNNNNNNNNNNNNNNNNNNNNNNNNNNNNNNNNNNNNNNNNNNNNNNNNNNNNNNNNNNatatctttagatatacacctaactctcctacattaaattggaagagaactgaacgcagaaactccaaactgatcaacaacaacaaatatttattgttcggtggaaaataaaacagcttctaattgtccggttttagagtagcctgaaatgtagatgtacggttcttcgagctggtgtcgttatagagacaacttggttcaaccacactcaaatgggagagcttgcttagacgtcttgcttggtcgctgtctggcTTGGTAAGAGACAGTCTAGTagcgggaacgcttcgatgtttaaacccacgcatgcgtggttaaagATTCAGCAATGGCGTCGGCCTTTTGGCGCCAATGTGACGTCACTACACTACGATTTCATGCTAAGTTTGGGCTTTAGCTATTAAACTCAGTTTAATGCAATTCttgtagaaatatatgtttattcgGTAATCAGTTCgtccatttcttgaaattctggctCAAATTCGAGATTTGAAGCCTTGGATTTGTGTTCCGTTTTGACCTCTCACTGCGCACACGGCAGTTTGGCTGCGCGTTTTCGCCATACAGTGGCCAGATTTAGCAATGACCACATTGAATtcgtgagatttttttttcttatgatgtaaaaatattcaagaaaatatgcccttttctaaatgaaaattaataatgtCAATTTTTGTATTTCGTAACGATTATCTGACGTACCTACATCGATTTTTATATcgaaataaaacaagataaagcTTTTTTCATCCTCACAGTATGACTTCTATTACAACTTGAGTTATGGCGCACGAGTGTATGGAACTAGAACGAGGGCTACAGTTCAAcagtagaaaaaataaagaggGTCAAACTTTCTAACTGCGTCGAATTAATTAAAACTGTATGAGATGAAAGTTCATATACACAACTtccaaatgatatataattttccttggaaaatatttattttcacatgaAAAGAGTGAAGCAAaaaatgtgcttttgtgtgttcaAACTGTGCTTGTCTCCTTTGTAAAGAATTCTATAATGATACCAACTATGTTCTGGATATACTAATGTTGGAGCATTCACATTTCAAGATACGATATGTTTTCAGGAAGAAGCTGCACATGTTGTCATGTACTCCTTCAACCGGATTTGTTGAGATTGAATTGTGCTaccattaataattttatatcgATAACATTACCACCATTTATAGACCAGTGtctctttcttttatcttattctatCCCAGATTCAGCAGTTAGTACTGCTCCTTTTCAGCTGTATGCAGTATAGCTAAGAGTGTTTCTTCACAACACAGATGTTACCACTAATATCAGAAGTCATGCTATTATACTGTTTTGCCTTcctgacagagaaagaaacaattgAGTCTCTTATTAGATAATCGCAATCACTGCTGATGCCATACAAATTCCTGACTTTAAACTCTCAAATGGATGAGTAAGTGCATGCTAGAAAGTTCCCAAGATGATAtcaaataatgacaacaaaagagAAGAAGTAAATTGAATGTAATAGCAGTTGGAAACAGGACAAAAGCATTTTAAGCCTATTAACAATTTGCTGAACTTCGAAAGAATTCAAATAGAAATTTCTCTAAAGAATCTGAAATCTCTTGGTATTTCTCAAATATCAATTGATTGGTTCGTTTTAGTAGTTTGCCAATAGGTCTTTCTCAGAAGTGCCTGCAAGGAGACAACAAGGATTTTGTGATGTTCCATAAGTAGGCAAAAgtcctttcttgttttgttacctgaatatattattattactatttttcaaAGATTCTGTTGAATTCTTTTCAATTGAATCAAATGCAAAACTTGTTACAAATATCTTAATAGCATTTATGGTTTTATGTGGAGAAGAATTTTTatgagtgcatacatatacacaaatgcaaacattcTTACATTCAAGAACttatatgttcacacatacattacatatgaatacacacacacatacacacaacatatatgcatacacacagatacatctaCAGTCAGTAGACAATAGGCTAAGCTAAATCTGATATTAAATTGTTTAGGATGGTAGTAGCACCAATTAATTTCAATATAGTAAAACAGTTAACTGTTTATACACCTTTCAAAATAGTAAAACAGATATACAATTATTCGCAAGTCTGTTTTAGCTAACACTTACATAAACAGTTATTTGTTTATCAAGATAACTTAGAGGACAGCCACATTAAAGTGGGCATAAACAATACTGTTTAGAAGCAGTTATCTGTATAAACAAATAACTGTTTATACATCATTTCCACCAACAAAATATACAATCCCTGGAGGGTATAACTGATTTCCAATGCAATTATGTAATTAGTTGAGGGGGTTATTTTCCAGGAGTGGGGAACATGCAGCCTTCTAAAAGAAATCAGGATTTTCCATtaagaaatacatttttgttgattacatcatatatttattctaatgTTTTTAAATTCTTCAAGTCATTAAAAGGTTACCTTATAGATTTGTATTTctgatatttatgtttatgacTAGTTTGATACCCATTACTTTGTTAACAGCAAAAAGGCAAAgtattgaatttaaaatgtttatcCATTTAAAATGGTACttttactataaaatatattcagtttaaatgcaaagtctttgaaagaagtaaaaatcaATGACATATTAGGTATTTTTTAATTGTATGAATTATTGAAGACTTAATAAATAATCTTTCAATATTTTAACTAAAAGTgtttattagaaaaatattttgtattctacAAACTCTGTGTGTACATTCtatgatatttacatttattttgatGACTTTTCCATAAGCAAGTTCCAAGTCAATGTTCTAATTCATCATTATGACATGTTGTTAAATGTGTGTTTAAATTCTCTTTTGTCagcaaatattctcaagtttgtTGGATTAATTATTGCTGACAGCAACACTGAACTCTGATACAATTTCTACCTCTTTAAACTTATCCTTCACTCTTATTTAGCAACATAACAAAAGCAAGCCTAATAGGAAATTGCAATCTTTCTAGGGTGACTCATAAATTAGTTTTAGATGGTTGAAAAAGCTATTAAGTTTGCTGATAATTAGTAAATTGTCAGTAGTATTGAGAACCATGTATCAAGTACTAACTATTGCAGTGACCATTTCTGCAACTTAAGTTTTGGCAAAGAACTACTGAAGCTGTGGTCTTGATTTTGATATGAAGTGATAGCCCACTAATACTTACTAAATTCAAAAATTTTGTGGGATAAAGAACCACTTGATTTTCTTCTGCCACTGAGTCTATATAATCACATTTCCAA
This genomic window contains:
- the LOC106873713 gene encoding uncharacterized protein LOC106873713, with amino-acid sequence MVVPDSSQPPHPESYVTRLREYFSNLPSMGPRQQSPPFRVPADIESWSHVFIRDDSVKGPLVSPYKGPYRVLSRTPKFFKVDANGRTEIVSVDRLKKAYLDKPSTPVFQMPHTPLSPHTLSTPLPMHTPTSAPSQ